From the genome of Pelmatolapia mariae isolate MD_Pm_ZW linkage group LG12, Pm_UMD_F_2, whole genome shotgun sequence, one region includes:
- the LOC134639311 gene encoding granzyme K-like, whose amino-acid sequence MSCLKNFSLLISCVLLFIIQPGRGSEIINGKEVKLYSLPYMAYVRSVTNFLCGGTLIHPQWVLTAAHCTGSYWVTLGAHSRKNNEHSKQLRFVEKSFPHPDYCCAKHDNDLMLLKLKEPVRKTRAVQWLEFGNTVRDPAAGSRCLVAGWGVTENKRTSDVLKSVNVTVVDRQTCNSRDYYNHNPVITDDMICAGSDGTNVADTCHGDSGGPLLCDGALVGVTSFGAGCGIIKKPGIYSFVSERQLYWIKTMMKYF is encoded by the exons ATGTCCTGCCTGAAGAATTTCAGTCTTCTCATCTCATGTgtgctcctcttcatcatccaGCCAG gTCGTGGTTCTGAGATTATTAATGGGAAAGAAGTCAAGCTATACTCACTGCCTTACATGGCTTATGTGAGAAGTGTGACTAATTTTTTGTGTGGAGGGACATTAATCCATCCACAGTGGGTGCTGACAGCTGCCCACTGCACTGG gaGTTATTGGGTGACCCTGGGAGCCCACTCCAGAAAGAACAACGAACATTCCAAGCAACTCCGATTCGTTGAGAAAAGTTTTCCTCATCCTGACTACTGTTGTGCAAAGCACGACAATGACCTCATGTTGCTGAAG CTTAAAGAACCGGTGAGGAAAACCAGGGCAGTGCAGTGGCTCGAGTTTGGCAACACTGTGAGAGACCCGGCAGCTGGCAGCAGGTGTCTGGTGGCTGGATGGGGAGTAACTGAAAACAAACGAACATCAGACGTTCTCAAGTCTGTCAATGTGACTGTGGTCGACAGACAGACGTGCAACTCTCGTGATTATTACAACCACAACCCTGTTATCACCGATGACATGATATGTGCTGGTTCAGATGGTACAAACGTCGCTGATACCTGTCAC GGGGATTCAGGAGGGCCGCTGTTGTGTGATGGAGCGCTGGTTGGAGTCACTTCTTTTGGAGCAGGTTGTGGTATCATTAAAAAACCTGGAATCTACTCGTTTGTCTCAGAGAGACAGCTGTACTGGATCAAAACTATGATGAAGTATTTCTAA